In Gemmatimonadaceae bacterium, the genomic window GGTCTCGACGACGGCTTCGAGTGACGGGCCGTACTTCTTCGTCAACGAATAGAGCAGGTCTCGCCGCCGGCGCACCGCTCCGAGCCGATCAGGATCCAGATCCACCGACCCGGCGTAATCAGCGATAGCCCGCGCGAGCTCATCGAGAGCGTAAAAGCCGGCGTCGAAAAGCTCCTGCAGCCGCGCTCCGGAAGCATCGATTCTCTGTATGCTCGCCAGAGTGCGGTTGACAGTGGCGAGTCTCTCGAGCGCACCCTCCTCCTCCGACAGCGCCGCATTCACAGACTCCGCCAGCGTGCGCAGCTCATCGGCGTTCTCCAGCACACGTGCTTCGTCCTCGAGCTTCACATCCTCGCCCGGAATCGGCTTTGCATCCTCGATCTCACGCGTCACGTGACGCAGATAGTCGGCGCGGCGCTCGGCTTCGCTCGCTCGTGAAGTCAGCGTCGCAATCTCACGGCGCACGGAATTCAGCTCGGCGTGCGACGCGCGGACGCGAGCCGCCTGACTCGTTGCGCCGCCGAATTCGTCGAGGATGCTGCGCTGCGATTCGCTGTCGAGCAGCGCCTGCGCTTCGTGCTGGCCGTGAAGATTCACGAGCAGCCGTCCGATCTCGCCGAGCACCGTTGCGGTCACGGGCGAGCCGTTCGCCCAGGCGCGCCCGCGGCCGGATGAAGAAATCTCCCGCTTGAGCACCAATAACCCCTCGTCGAGCTCGATCCCCCGTTCGTCCACCAGCTGAGCCGTCGCCCTCGAGTCGGAAGCATCGAAAACGCCCTCGACTGTCGCCTTGTCAGCGCCCGTACGAATGAGATCGGCGTTCCCTCGCTCTCCGAGGAGAAAGCCGAGCGCTCCGACGATGATCGACTTTCCGGCACCTGTCTCGCCCGAGAGCACGTTGAAGCCGGCGGCGAGTGGAAGCGTCAGCGATTCGATGATCGCGAAGTTCTTTATGCGCAGCTCTGTCACCATCGCTGCGGCTGCTCGGCGTCGGGCACGCCGCCCCAACCGAGCTTCACTCGCATTCGCTCGAAGAACGAGGTTCCGGGAAAACGCACGATCAGCACGGGATTCGGTGCTCGACGAACGACAAGTTTTTCGCCTGTCGCGAGATCGGTGCCCACTTGTCCGTCTACCGTGACGAGCAGCCCTTCCGGATTGTCCAGCGTCTCGACGGTGATCTCTGCGTCGGCCGGAATTACGAGCGGCCTCACCGCGAGCATGTGCGCGGAAATCGGAGTCACTACGATCGATTCGACGGTCGGGACGACGACCGGCCCGCCGGCGGAAAGACTGTACGCCGTGGATCCGGTGGGCGTCGAGATTATCACTCCATCAGCAGCGTACACTCCGATCGATTCTCCATTGATGGCGACGCTCAGTCTCACGACTCGCGCGAATCCACCCTTGTGGAGAACGAAATCGTTCAGAGCGAGCCACTCCTGTCGGGTGGCACCCGCTGAGTCAACGGCATGCGCGGCGAGAGTCATCCTGGCTTCGGCGAGGTAGTCGTTGGTGGCGAGGAGACGCAGTCCGGCTTCCGCATCCTCACTGCCGCATGTCGTAAGGAAGCCAAGGCGGCCGAGATTCACTCCGAGAATCGGAACGGATTTACCAGCGAGAAGCC contains:
- the recN gene encoding DNA repair protein RecN: MVTELRIKNFAIIESLTLPLAAGFNVLSGETGAGKSIIVGALGFLLGERGNADLIRTGADKATVEGVFDASDSRATAQLVDERGIELDEGLLVLKREISSSGRGRAWANGSPVTATVLGEIGRLLVNLHGQHEAQALLDSESQRSILDEFGGATSQAARVRASHAELNSVRREIATLTSRASEAERRADYLRHVTREIEDAKPIPGEDVKLEDEARVLENADELRTLAESVNAALSEEEGALERLATVNRTLASIQRIDASGARLQELFDAGFYALDELARAIADYAGSVDLDPDRLGAVRRRRDLLYSLTKKYGPSLEAVVETGRKARQELDLVDSAGFDIAQLTLREKAARESLAREASRLTSMRVAGARKLAKAVDALLPELGMTGGKFSVALMPKPESDEGGAEDVEFRIALNVGHDSRPLARVASGGELSRVMLALKTILARADEVPTLVFDEVDSGIGGKVGLQVGDTLRRVAEHHQVFAISHLPQIAARAHNHIVVSKAAKGGVTTADVTVLDGTRRVTEIARMLGGDPDSKVSRAHAKELLQSAAAV
- a CDS encoding NAD(+)/NADH kinase; protein product: MRVGVIGHKGYGELPEMLRMLHRAAPALGVELHFEPALHELAQVGDRLEDLSEIDALVTLGGDGTLLRGARLLAGKSVPILGVNLGRLGFLTTCGSEDAEAGLRLLATNDYLAEARMTLAAHAVDSAGATRQEWLALNDFVLHKGGFARVVRLSVAINGESIGVYAADGVIISTPTGSTAYSLSAGGPVVVPTVESIVVTPISAHMLAVRPLVIPADAEITVETLDNPEGLLVTVDGQVGTDLATGEKLVVRRAPNPVLIVRFPGTSFFERMRVKLGWGGVPDAEQPQRW